CGCTTTATTCCAGACCTTGCCTCTGCAAGAACGGCGTGAAATTTTTCCGAATCAAATTGCCGTACTTGGTTATAGTGTGAGCTGCCAGCAAGATGTAGAGCAGTTTGCTGAATTGAGTGATGCATTGATGAAAATAGGGGTTTCGGTTCGTGCAGCGCCCGGGTGTAAAGCGACACTAGCGGATATTGTAAGTTCGACCAGGGTACAGCTAAATGTAGTGGGACATGAAGAACTTGGGGGCGCATTAGCGCGGTATTTAGAGAGGGAATACGGTATTCCCTGGTTGAATCTGCCTTTGCAAGAAGGCCTTACTAGGCAGGCGGCGATTATTGCAGCTGGACTGACGGTGCAGCGAAAAAAGACAGACTTTGCCTCGTAGTGCATAGTAAGTAAGGAGCAAGAAATGAAGTCGATTGTTTTTATTAGTAATATTGAGCGGCAACAGCAGCAAATGCAGCAGGCGCTGCGAAAGTGTAACATATCTGCGAAAGGTCAAGTTGTAGGACTACAGGAAGACGCACTTTGGACAGCGGCATGGCAGCATACCTTAGATCAGTGCGCATGCTTGGTGTGCTCATGGATGGGCCATGGAAAAGAGTGGTCTTTTTTAGAAAAAACAATAGCCTATTTGCGTCGGGCGAAGAAGCCCTTTGTGATGCTGCCAGCGAATCCGGAAGTAAAAGGTGAGGCGCAGGGCTTTAATGCGGCAAGGCAATTGCAGGCGAGGCAGTATCTTTCTTTTGGGGGCGTGCAAAACTATATCAATTTTTGGCAATGGTTGGCTGCGTCGTTTGCTCAAGAAAATGTGTCTTGGGAGCAACCTCGCCAGCAGCCGTGGCAAGGAATTTTTCATCCTGCGTACCAGGGGGAAGCGGAGGATTTTTTTGCGTTTAAGCAACAATGCTGGTCGGAAAAATCTTTAACTGCGGGAATCTTGTTTCCGCGCGACGAATGGGTTTGGCGTGATTTGCGGCATCAGGAAAGATTGATTCGAGAGCTGGAGGCGCAGGGGCTGCAGGTCATTCCGATTTTTAGCCATTGGGCCAAGAACGAGGCTTTAGGGGCGCCAGGCGTAGATGAGGCGGTACGGCGTTTTTTCTTTGATGCAACAGGACGCTGCTTAGTGGATGTTGTTATTAATTGCTTCAAGTTTTCCCTTACCGTTGGTCGTCCTGTGGATCCTTTGTTTTTACAGAAGTTAAATGTGCCAATTTTACAAGGCGTTACTTTGCTGCAAACGGAGGAGAGCTGGGAGACAAGCGTAACCGGTCTAAACCCAGTAGAACTTTCTTGTTGTGTTGTGCTTCCAGAGTTTGACGGTGTGATTCATGGAGCGCCTTTGGCGGCGAAATCGGTAGATGAAGACGGGGCAAGTCATTTTGAACCGATCGCAGAACGCTGCAAGGCTATGGCCGCTAGGGCGGCGAAGTGGGCTAGGCTGCGTCAGAAGAAGAATAGCGAAAAGAAAATCGCCATCATTTTTCATAATTATCCGCCCCGCAATTTCAATATCGGTACGGCGGAAGGCCTTGATTCTCCCGCAAGCGTACAGCAGCTGCTGGAGAGAATGGAGGCAGCTGGCTATCTAGTTGGCGAGCTGCCCGTGAATGGGGCGGAGCTGCTGGAAGCTATGCTGGCCCAGGCGACCAATGACGGACGTTTTTTGACAGACAAACAAAAGAAGACTGCTTTGGGCTGGGTTGATTCAAAACGGGTTCAAGAATGGGCGAAACAGTGGCCCCCCAAAGTGCGGACGCATATGAAGGAAAGCTGGGGCGAGGCTCCGGGAGAAGCCTTTTGTTATGAAGAAGGCTTGCTGGTGCCTGGTTTACGCCTGGGTAATGTGGTGGTTACGGTTCAGCCGCCGCGAGGCTTTGAAGGAGATCCGGGGAAACTGTATCATTCGCCGGATTGTGCGCCTACCTATCATTACTTGGCCTTTTATCGCTGGCTGAAAGAGGATTTTCAAGCGGATGCGGTGGTACATATTGGCACTCATGGCTCGTTGGAATGGTTGCCAGGCAAGGGCGCGGGACTGAGCGAAGCGTGCTATCCGGATTTGGCATTGGCGGACTTGCCGAACGTATATCCGTACTTGATTACGGTTATTGGCGAAGGCGTACAGGCTAAACGGCGCAGCGCCGCCTGCCTAATCGGGCATTTGCCGCCGCCCATGGCTAGGGCGGAAGCGTATGAAGAACTGGAAGAATTAGAAAAAATGCTCGAAGAGTACCAGCATTTCTTAACCTTTCAACCGGAACAGGCGGAGGTGGCGGCTGGACGAATTCGGGAAAAAGCGGCGACTGCATCCTTGGAAAGGGAAGTGCCGCCGGAGGCAGACTTTTCAGCTTATGCTTTAAAGCTGCACGCCTATATTTCAGATATTAAAAACATGTCCATTCGTACAGGTTTGCATATACTCGGGCAGGCGCCGCAGCAGGAGACTCTTCTTGGCTACTTGCTGGCGCTGACTCGCGTCGAGCAGGCGGAGCAGCCTTCTTTGCCGAAACTGCTGGCTAACATCCGCGGCTATGAGTATGAGGCTTTGCTGGCGGCAAGCGGCGTGCTGACGCCAGACGGCCTGCAAACGCAGGGGCGGATTTTGGATGAAGTGGAAGAAGCGGCCAGGCGCTTTATCGGCATTTTGCAAGCCGGGAATTTTAATGAAGCGGCGCGGCGAAGCGCGGTGGCAAGTATTGGCGATAGTGATGCTTTGTTGCGGGAACAGCTGTCAGGGTTAGCGGAGTATATTTGTGAAGTGCTGGTTCCGGCATTGCAGGCGACAAGTCAGGAAATGAGCCATTTGCTGGACGCTTTATCCGGCTGTTATGTAGAGCCAGGACCGGCCGGCTCGCCCACCAGCGGCATGACGGACGTACTGCCCACGGGACGCAATTTTTACGGCGTCGATCCGAAATTGCTGCCATCTCCGGCGGCTTGGGAGCTGGGCTGCCAACTAGGAGATGGCGTGATTGCACGCTATATTGTTGAGGAAGGGCAGTATCCTGAAAATATCGGCATGATTTTTTGGAGCGGTGCCAATATGCGCAGCCGCGGGCAATGCATTGCGGAATTTCTTTACTTTTTAGGAGTGCGGCCAGTTTGGCAAAAAGGAAGCCAACGGGTCATTGCCTTGGAAGTGATCCCTCTGGCGGAATTGAAGCGCCCGCGCCTGGACGTAACCGCCCGCATCAGCGGCATGTTTCGCGATGCAATGCCGGTAGTGGTCCAATGGATGGATGAAGCCGTTGCCATGGTGGCTGCCTTGGAAGAAGATACCGAGGATAACTATGTGCGCAAGCAGGTGCAGCTAGATGCAGAGAAGCTGGCGGAGAACGGCGCAGCGCCAAGCGATGCTTGGCGGCAGGCGAGTTTTCGAATTTTTGGCTGTCCGCCGGGTGCCTATGGCGCCGGTGTGGGAAGCGTCATTGAAGAGTGCAACTGGGAGTCGGTAGACGATCTAGCGAAAGCCTATGTGCGCTGGGGCGCTCATGCTTATGGCGCAAAAGCCCAAGGGGATTTCGTGCCTGATTTGTTTGCGCAGCGCTTGCAGACGCTGGATGTAACGGTGAAAAACGAAGACAACCGGGAAGTCAACATGTTTAACTCGGATGATTTTAATTCCTATCATGGCGGCATGATTGCCGCCGTTAGGTCGCTGAAAGGGGAAGCTCCCCGCTCCTATTGTGGCGACACCTCAGATCGCGGCCAGGTGAAGGTGCGGTCGCTCCAGGAGGAAGTGAAGCGTCTTTTTCGCGGCGAGATGGCGAATCCTAAATTTATCGAAGGTATGAAACATCACGGTTATAAGGGAGCGGCGGATTTAGCCGGCTTGGTTTCTCGCTGCTTGGGCTGGGATGCCACCAGCGCGGTCATGGAAGACTGGATGTATCAAACTTTGGCGGAAAAATATGCTCTTGACGCGACTATGCAGGAGTGGATGAAAGAGGTCAATCCGTGGGCGCTGGAGCGCATTACGGAGAAACTCTTGGAAGCGTCACAGCGGCAGTTGTGGCAGACGGACGAAGCCATACTGCAGCAGCTGCGCCGGTTGCAGTTGGATATTGAAGGAGACCTGGAGGAACGAAGCGATGCATAGCTGGCAAGGCTGCCGCGTTTTGATTTTGGAATTGACAGGGCAATGTAATTTTGCCTGCCGCTACTGTTATGCCGCCGGAAAAAAGCCGTTGTCCATGCCGCTAGCGGTCGCTAAGCAAGCGGTAGCCTCCGTAGCGGCATCACAAGAATCACAAGAGCCATTTTTAGTGCAGTTTACAGGAGGAGAGCCGCTGCTGGCGGCGGAGGCGCTGCTCAAGACGGCGGCCTGGATTCGGGAACGAAAATGGCCGGCTGTGCTGCAGGTGCAGACAAATGGCTCGCTCCTTACGGCGGAGCTAGTGAAGCAGCTACGTCAATACGGAGTAGGCGTGGGGGTTAGTGTGGACGGCAGGCCTGCGGTTCACGATCAAATGCGCTGCTTTCCAGACGGCAAAGGAACTATGCAATCCGTGGCTTTGGGTATGAAGAATTTGGCGGAAGAAAAATGTGGCGCAGGAGTTACTTGCGTGGTTACGGCGGAAAATGTTCTTAAGCTGTCGGAGACGGTTGATATGGCGTGCTACTTCGGGTGCGCGCGCTCCTTGGGCTTTGATCTGCTGCGGCCAAGAGGCAGAGGCGATCAGGTGCAAGCGCCGCAGGCGGCGCAAGTGGAGCAGGGCTTTTGGCAGGCGCTGGAGAGAAATGAGT
This genomic window from uncultured Anaeromusa sp. contains:
- a CDS encoding nitrogenase component 1, which translates into the protein MRVGKADWLMRKNETLWQGASAFFEGISDVGAARMQSLWCYFYACGLLERQGLEGLCREEAVMLASDELLPRVAVRTLQSYQLLQKNRNGSPELFARGYRSAAAALFQTLPLQERREIFPNQIAVLGYSVSCQQDVEQFAELSDALMKIGVSVRAAPGCKATLADIVSSTRVQLNVVGHEELGGALARYLEREYGIPWLNLPLQEGLTRQAAIIAAGLTVQRKKTDFAS
- the cobN gene encoding cobaltochelatase subunit CobN → MKSIVFISNIERQQQQMQQALRKCNISAKGQVVGLQEDALWTAAWQHTLDQCACLVCSWMGHGKEWSFLEKTIAYLRRAKKPFVMLPANPEVKGEAQGFNAARQLQARQYLSFGGVQNYINFWQWLAASFAQENVSWEQPRQQPWQGIFHPAYQGEAEDFFAFKQQCWSEKSLTAGILFPRDEWVWRDLRHQERLIRELEAQGLQVIPIFSHWAKNEALGAPGVDEAVRRFFFDATGRCLVDVVINCFKFSLTVGRPVDPLFLQKLNVPILQGVTLLQTEESWETSVTGLNPVELSCCVVLPEFDGVIHGAPLAAKSVDEDGASHFEPIAERCKAMAARAAKWARLRQKKNSEKKIAIIFHNYPPRNFNIGTAEGLDSPASVQQLLERMEAAGYLVGELPVNGAELLEAMLAQATNDGRFLTDKQKKTALGWVDSKRVQEWAKQWPPKVRTHMKESWGEAPGEAFCYEEGLLVPGLRLGNVVVTVQPPRGFEGDPGKLYHSPDCAPTYHYLAFYRWLKEDFQADAVVHIGTHGSLEWLPGKGAGLSEACYPDLALADLPNVYPYLITVIGEGVQAKRRSAACLIGHLPPPMARAEAYEELEELEKMLEEYQHFLTFQPEQAEVAAGRIREKAATASLEREVPPEADFSAYALKLHAYISDIKNMSIRTGLHILGQAPQQETLLGYLLALTRVEQAEQPSLPKLLANIRGYEYEALLAASGVLTPDGLQTQGRILDEVEEAARRFIGILQAGNFNEAARRSAVASIGDSDALLREQLSGLAEYICEVLVPALQATSQEMSHLLDALSGCYVEPGPAGSPTSGMTDVLPTGRNFYGVDPKLLPSPAAWELGCQLGDGVIARYIVEEGQYPENIGMIFWSGANMRSRGQCIAEFLYFLGVRPVWQKGSQRVIALEVIPLAELKRPRLDVTARISGMFRDAMPVVVQWMDEAVAMVAALEEDTEDNYVRKQVQLDAEKLAENGAAPSDAWRQASFRIFGCPPGAYGAGVGSVIEECNWESVDDLAKAYVRWGAHAYGAKAQGDFVPDLFAQRLQTLDVTVKNEDNREVNMFNSDDFNSYHGGMIAAVRSLKGEAPRSYCGDTSDRGQVKVRSLQEEVKRLFRGEMANPKFIEGMKHHGYKGAADLAGLVSRCLGWDATSAVMEDWMYQTLAEKYALDATMQEWMKEVNPWALERITEKLLEASQRQLWQTDEAILQQLRRLQLDIEGDLEERSDA
- a CDS encoding radical SAM protein — protein: MHSWQGCRVLILELTGQCNFACRYCYAAGKKPLSMPLAVAKQAVASVAASQESQEPFLVQFTGGEPLLAAEALLKTAAWIRERKWPAVLQVQTNGSLLTAELVKQLRQYGVGVGVSVDGRPAVHDQMRCFPDGKGTMQSVALGMKNLAEEKCGAGVTCVVTAENVLKLSETVDMACYFGCARSLGFDLLRPRGRGDQVQAPQAAQVEQGFWQALERNEFWRKANGGALEMAQVARVDKLQQSKLACFGHCHAMTGEALYVAADGSLYACASLSGDAHFYLGRVEEGPEPLLRKRAAERICDGMAMCRNCQWLPHCGGGCFSRWYDAQGAPQNVEGECALKRTAARWWLQEHKQ